The following coding sequences lie in one Azospirillum humicireducens genomic window:
- a CDS encoding glycoside hydrolase family 2 protein, whose product MALIRSVTGRRITALTEGWNLTLLPPGAVGELGDAVPAPVPGTAAQALQAAGLWFLDDPLPLDDKDIVYRTRLTGHGPRILRFHGLATIADVWLDGERILTSDSMFLAHEVPVMLNGEAELSIRFHALHPVLAAKKGRARWRTKLAEPAGLRFVRTTLLGHMPGWCPPVHAVGPYRPVELVEETGPVRVLGADLRSSFDGRDGRLSLRLTVDGTSSDMTGSVEVAGQVAPLRFDGIDAFHADMTLSGVEPWWPHTHGEPVLHGVVARIAMPGGNVEVDLGRVGFRSLAVDRGTDGNGFALLVNGERVFCRGGCWVPVDPVGLSAERAVYEPELRRMREAGANMVRVGGTMLYEGDAFFELCDELGILVWQDAMFANFDYPGDPAFLDSVRAEIAQLLDRTQASPCLAVLCGGSEMEQQAAMLGLPRAVWTQEALTAAIAEEATARRPDLIQLPNSPSGGPLPFVANAGVTHYYGVGAYMRPLDDARRADVRFAAECLAFSNLPEDDPLGVPALHHPRWKERVPRDPGASWDFEDVREHYLEALYGVDPRRLRHEEPDRYRRLSLAVTGEVMQAVFDEWRRAGSGCAGGLVWQWRDPWPGAGWGVVAADGTPKPAWHALKRAFRPLRVILTDEGVNGLAVHLVNDTARPVEALLRLTAWRDGTVPVLKAERPVTLPGRAAVMLPAAAMTDRFFDTTYTYRFGPIPQDVVSAQLLLTGRDAEPIDEFHYFPKGRSLPRADLGLTAAVERQGDGWALRLATRRLACSVHVEDGRFRAEDAWFHLSPGVERVVRLRPRAGTGRGVPDGELHALNALAPVRYRGDA is encoded by the coding sequence ATGGCGCTCATCCGATCGGTCACGGGACGGCGGATCACCGCGCTGACGGAGGGATGGAACCTGACCCTGCTGCCGCCCGGCGCGGTGGGGGAGTTGGGGGACGCCGTGCCGGCTCCGGTGCCCGGAACGGCGGCGCAGGCCCTGCAAGCGGCCGGGCTGTGGTTTCTGGACGATCCGCTTCCGCTGGATGACAAGGATATCGTCTACCGCACCCGGCTGACCGGCCATGGTCCGCGCATCCTGCGCTTCCACGGTCTCGCCACCATCGCGGACGTGTGGCTGGATGGGGAGCGCATCCTGACCTCCGACAGCATGTTCCTCGCCCATGAGGTGCCGGTGATGCTGAACGGGGAGGCGGAGCTGTCCATCCGTTTCCACGCCCTGCATCCGGTGCTGGCGGCGAAGAAAGGCCGCGCCCGCTGGCGAACGAAGCTGGCCGAGCCGGCAGGGCTGCGCTTCGTCCGTACGACCCTGCTGGGCCATATGCCGGGCTGGTGCCCGCCGGTCCACGCGGTCGGCCCCTACCGCCCGGTGGAACTGGTGGAGGAGACCGGTCCCGTCCGTGTGCTGGGCGCCGACCTGCGCAGCAGCTTTGACGGTCGCGACGGGCGGCTGTCGCTGCGCCTGACCGTGGACGGCACGTCGTCCGACATGACCGGCTCTGTCGAGGTGGCCGGGCAGGTCGCGCCGCTCCGCTTCGACGGCATCGACGCCTTCCACGCCGACATGACCTTGTCGGGGGTGGAGCCCTGGTGGCCGCACACCCATGGCGAGCCGGTGCTGCATGGCGTGGTCGCGCGGATCGCCATGCCGGGGGGCAACGTGGAGGTCGATCTGGGGCGCGTCGGTTTCCGCTCGCTGGCGGTGGACCGGGGAACCGACGGCAACGGCTTCGCCCTGCTGGTGAATGGCGAGCGGGTGTTCTGCCGTGGCGGCTGCTGGGTGCCGGTCGATCCGGTCGGCCTGTCGGCGGAGCGCGCCGTCTACGAACCCGAACTGCGGCGGATGCGGGAGGCCGGGGCCAACATGGTCCGCGTCGGCGGCACCATGCTGTATGAGGGCGACGCCTTCTTCGAGCTGTGTGACGAGCTGGGCATCCTGGTCTGGCAGGACGCCATGTTCGCCAACTTCGACTACCCCGGCGATCCGGCCTTTCTCGACAGCGTGCGGGCGGAAATCGCCCAATTGCTCGACCGCACCCAGGCCTCGCCCTGCTTGGCGGTGCTGTGCGGCGGCAGCGAGATGGAGCAGCAGGCGGCCATGCTCGGCCTGCCCCGCGCCGTCTGGACGCAAGAAGCACTGACGGCAGCGATTGCGGAGGAGGCGACGGCGCGGCGGCCCGATCTGATCCAGCTGCCCAACTCCCCCAGCGGCGGGCCGCTGCCCTTCGTCGCCAATGCCGGGGTGACCCATTACTACGGCGTCGGCGCCTATATGAGGCCGCTGGACGATGCCCGGCGGGCCGACGTGCGCTTCGCCGCCGAATGCCTCGCCTTCTCCAACCTGCCGGAGGATGACCCGCTCGGCGTCCCGGCGCTCCACCATCCCCGCTGGAAGGAGCGGGTTCCGCGCGATCCCGGCGCCTCCTGGGATTTCGAGGATGTGCGGGAGCATTATCTGGAGGCGCTCTACGGCGTCGATCCGCGGCGCCTGCGCCATGAGGAGCCAGACCGCTACCGCCGCCTGTCCCTTGCGGTGACGGGGGAGGTGATGCAGGCGGTGTTCGACGAATGGCGGCGTGCCGGGTCCGGCTGTGCCGGCGGGCTGGTCTGGCAATGGCGCGACCCCTGGCCGGGGGCCGGCTGGGGCGTGGTCGCCGCCGACGGCACGCCGAAGCCGGCCTGGCATGCGCTGAAACGGGCTTTCCGTCCGCTGCGCGTCATCCTGACCGACGAGGGGGTGAACGGGTTGGCCGTCCATCTGGTCAACGACACCGCCCGGCCGGTGGAGGCGCTGCTGCGGTTGACGGCCTGGCGCGACGGGACGGTTCCGGTGTTGAAGGCGGAGCGGCCGGTGACGTTGCCGGGGCGGGCGGCGGTCATGCTCCCCGCCGCAGCGATGACCGACCGCTTTTTTGACACGACTTACACTTACAGGTTTGGGCCGATCCCACAGGATGTGGTGTCGGCGCAATTGCTGCTGACCGGAAGGGACGCGGAACCGATCGATGAATTTCATTATTTCCCGAAGGGCCGCTCGCTGCCGCGCGCCGATCTCGGCCTGACGGCGGCGGTGGAGCGGCAGGGCGACGGCTGGGCGTTGCGGCTTGCCACCCGGAGGCTCGCCTGTTCGGTGCATGTCGAGGATGGGCGGTTCCGGGCGGAGGATGCCTGGTTCCACCTGTCCCCCGGTGTCGAGCGGGTCGTCCGCCTGCGGCCGCGGGCCGGGACCGGCCGTGGCGTGCCGGATGGGGAGCTCCATGCGCTGAACGCGCTGGCGCCCGTCCGTTACAGGGGGGACGCATGA
- a CDS encoding DUF1839 family protein, whose product MDAMWTRHQPDGHDRHPLHRGERIWLETNCYVDLWIEALHARGLDPLAMLGFTVTQDFEGDQFTFFKVPLEDLETLYGLRVQELAIYDSVETHVAEQLNRSPDGGLVLVEVDGFHLPDTRGTSYGTTHVKTTVGIVRIDPAARTMDYFHNAGFHRLEGADYEGVAAAAAGPLFPYVEFVKPAQPALEGRALRDASLALLRRHLARRPAENPIAAYRAAFPEHLDRLLSRQLEYFHLYAFNLLRQFGANFELLGAHTRWLDGPVEAEEACRIIAEGAKAMQFQLARTVARRKAPDLSGGFERMERAYDTALGTLARHCG is encoded by the coding sequence ATGGACGCCATGTGGACCCGGCACCAGCCCGACGGCCACGACCGCCATCCCCTGCACCGGGGCGAGCGCATCTGGCTGGAGACCAACTGCTACGTCGATCTGTGGATCGAGGCGCTGCACGCCCGTGGGCTCGACCCGCTGGCGATGCTCGGCTTCACCGTCACCCAGGATTTCGAGGGCGACCAGTTCACCTTCTTCAAGGTGCCGCTGGAGGATCTGGAAACGCTGTACGGCCTGCGCGTGCAGGAACTGGCGATCTACGACAGCGTCGAAACCCATGTGGCGGAGCAGCTGAACCGCAGTCCGGATGGCGGGCTGGTGCTGGTGGAGGTCGACGGCTTCCATCTGCCGGACACCCGCGGCACCTCCTATGGCACCACCCATGTCAAGACCACGGTCGGCATCGTCCGCATCGACCCGGCGGCCCGGACCATGGATTACTTCCACAATGCCGGCTTCCACCGGCTGGAGGGCGCCGATTACGAGGGGGTCGCGGCGGCGGCGGCGGGGCCGCTGTTCCCCTATGTGGAGTTCGTGAAGCCGGCGCAGCCGGCGCTGGAAGGCCGGGCGCTGAGGGATGCGTCGCTGGCGCTTCTGCGCCGCCACCTCGCCCGCCGGCCGGCGGAGAACCCCATCGCGGCCTACCGCGCCGCTTTCCCGGAGCATCTGGATCGGCTGCTGTCGCGGCAGCTGGAGTATTTCCACCTCTATGCCTTCAACCTGCTGCGTCAGTTCGGCGCCAATTTCGAGCTGCTGGGCGCCCATACCCGCTGGCTCGACGGGCCGGTGGAGGCGGAGGAGGCCTGCCGGATCATCGCCGAGGGCGCCAAGGCGATGCAGTTCCAGCTGGCCCGGACGGTTGCCCGGCGCAAGGCGCCCGACCTGAGCGGCGGCTTCGAGCGGATGGAACGCGCCTACGACACCGCCCTGGGCACGTTGGCCCGGCATTGCGGGTGA
- a CDS encoding amino acid--[acyl-carrier-protein] ligase, with translation MNMVDIGAAQAAYRDELVAAGLLIPTGVDGLYGRSGVFEEVVERFDALVTRWGGADGAEAMRFPPALNRRYFEESDYLKSFPHLAGTIHSFGGDEKAHRTLLRRLEEGQDWTEDQVATDVVMTPAACYPVYPTIARRGALPDGGTVIDVFSYCFRHEPSIDPARMQMFRMREYIRIGTPEQVVEFRETWLERGREMMASLEVPLEIDVANDPFFGRVGAMLSSSQREQKLKFELLIPVTSTQKPTACLSFNYHQDHFGHIWDIRTADGGVAHTACVGFGMERVALALFRHHGFDPAGWPAAVRKVLWG, from the coding sequence ATGAACATGGTCGACATCGGGGCGGCCCAGGCGGCCTATCGCGACGAGCTGGTGGCTGCCGGCCTGCTGATCCCCACCGGCGTGGACGGCCTCTATGGCCGCAGCGGCGTCTTCGAGGAGGTGGTGGAGCGCTTCGACGCGCTGGTCACCCGCTGGGGCGGTGCCGACGGGGCGGAGGCGATGCGCTTTCCCCCGGCCCTGAACCGCCGGTATTTCGAGGAAAGCGACTATCTGAAGAGCTTCCCCCATCTGGCCGGCACCATCCACAGCTTCGGCGGCGACGAGAAGGCGCACCGCACTCTGCTGCGCCGACTGGAGGAGGGGCAGGACTGGACCGAGGATCAGGTCGCGACCGACGTGGTGATGACGCCCGCCGCCTGCTATCCGGTCTATCCGACCATCGCCCGGCGTGGTGCGCTGCCCGACGGCGGCACGGTGATCGACGTCTTCTCCTACTGTTTCCGGCACGAACCCTCGATCGACCCGGCCCGCATGCAGATGTTCCGCATGCGCGAATACATCCGCATCGGCACGCCGGAGCAGGTCGTGGAGTTCCGCGAGACGTGGCTGGAGCGCGGGCGCGAGATGATGGCTTCGCTGGAGGTGCCGCTGGAGATCGATGTCGCCAACGATCCCTTCTTCGGCCGTGTCGGCGCCATGCTGTCGAGCAGCCAGCGCGAGCAGAAGCTGAAGTTCGAGCTGCTGATCCCCGTCACCAGCACGCAGAAGCCGACCGCCTGCCTCAGCTTCAACTATCACCAGGACCATTTCGGCCATATCTGGGACATCCGCACCGCCGACGGCGGCGTCGCCCATACCGCATGTGTCGGCTTCGGGATGGAGCGGGTGGCGCTGGCGCTGTTCCGCCATCACGGCTTCGACCCGGCCGGCTGGCCGGCGGCGGTCCGCAAGGTGCTGTGGGGCTGA
- a CDS encoding acyl-CoA dehydrogenase family protein: MNAAPAGAAPNLSARARAIGADIAAAHADAVDRDSRFPAEAFDALRRDRMLGVMVPADLGGGGASLFEVAAACHALARGCGATGMIYAMHQIQVACLVNHGSNGWHRELMARMAADQLLLGSATTEAETGGDIRNSVCAVKADREAGEGRFTLAKNASVISYGDQSDVILVTARRNPDAPSSDQVLAVLTSDDYRLEKTTPWDAMGMRGTCSDGYRLEAAGVTDQILPLPYADLSARTMLPVTHILWSSTWLGIAADAVSRARAFVRSEARRKPGTTPPCAVRLAEATAKLQQMKTVILTAIRQYELACGSPELLTTLSFATAMATLKVTTSELVREVVEAAIRTCGLAGYRNDTPYSLGRHLRDAHSAALMIGNDRIMSHIATQLLVQRDGSGPFE; encoded by the coding sequence AACGCCGCCCCGGCCGGCGCGGCTCCGAACCTTTCGGCCCGCGCGCGCGCCATCGGGGCGGACATCGCCGCCGCCCACGCCGACGCGGTGGACCGGGACAGCCGCTTCCCCGCCGAGGCCTTCGACGCCCTGCGCCGGGACCGGATGCTGGGAGTCATGGTCCCGGCGGATCTCGGCGGCGGTGGCGCGTCGCTGTTCGAGGTGGCGGCGGCCTGCCATGCGCTTGCCCGCGGCTGCGGCGCCACCGGCATGATCTATGCCATGCACCAGATTCAGGTCGCCTGTCTGGTCAATCATGGCAGCAATGGCTGGCACCGCGAGCTGATGGCGCGCATGGCGGCCGACCAGCTGCTTCTCGGTTCCGCCACGACGGAGGCCGAGACCGGCGGCGACATCCGCAACAGCGTCTGCGCCGTGAAGGCGGATCGGGAGGCCGGGGAGGGCCGCTTCACCCTGGCGAAGAATGCCTCGGTCATCTCCTACGGCGACCAGTCGGACGTGATCCTGGTCACCGCCCGCCGCAATCCCGACGCGCCGTCGTCGGATCAGGTGCTGGCGGTGCTGACCAGCGACGATTACCGGCTGGAGAAGACGACGCCGTGGGACGCGATGGGGATGCGCGGCACCTGTTCCGACGGCTACCGGCTGGAGGCGGCGGGCGTCACCGACCAGATCCTGCCGCTGCCCTACGCCGATTTGTCGGCCCGGACCATGCTGCCAGTGACCCATATCCTGTGGAGCAGCACCTGGCTCGGCATCGCTGCCGACGCGGTCAGCCGCGCCCGCGCCTTCGTCCGGTCGGAGGCGAGGCGCAAGCCCGGCACCACCCCGCCCTGTGCGGTGCGGCTGGCGGAGGCGACGGCGAAGCTGCAGCAGATGAAGACCGTCATCCTGACCGCCATCCGCCAGTACGAACTGGCCTGCGGCTCGCCGGAACTGCTCACCACACTGTCCTTCGCCACGGCGATGGCCACGCTGAAGGTCACCACGTCGGAGCTGGTGCGCGAGGTGGTGGAGGCGGCGATCCGCACCTGCGGGCTGGCCGGCTACCGCAACGACACGCCCTACAGTCTCGGCCGGCACCTGCGCGATGCCCATTCCGCCGCCCTCATGATCGGCAACGACCGGATCATGTCGCACATCGCCACCCAGCTTCTCGTCCAGCGGGACGGATCGGGGCCCTTCGAATGA